In Caloenas nicobarica isolate bCalNic1 chromosome 5, bCalNic1.hap1, whole genome shotgun sequence, a single genomic region encodes these proteins:
- the LOC135989887 gene encoding proto-oncogene Mas-like, which translates to MNISTTTIFLPTVTGQAHGTNQSGAVGKTEASYAVLKFMESFCLISAACGMVGNGMVIWYLGFRIRRNHFTVYILNLAAADFGYLLCIAIETVQYLMQFNVGVQFGLFLFLDLFMYGTGLYLLTAISIERCLSVLCPIWCRSHRPKHLSGIISGLLWGLSLMLNMLGYILCTIRPSAKTCHLLLITIGTLDFLFCTPLMVLFSLTLFLRVKCSSQHIRTGRLFTIIMLTVLFFIIFAVPLSVLILFDFLGYKFLYSPEIGFVLSCVNSTLNPIIYFLVGSYRDRRIKFTLRLAFQRAFEDSADDKDERETRDTITMSS; encoded by the coding sequence ATGAATATTTCAACTACAACAATCTTCCTTCCAACCGTAACCGGACAGGCTCACGGGACTAATCAAAGCGGGGCTGTGGGAAAGACGGAGGCGTCGTATGCGGTCCTCAAGTTCATGGAGAGCTTCTGCCTCATCAGCGCAGCCTGCGGGATGGTGGGGAACGGCATGGTCATCTGGTACCTTGGCTTCCGCATCCGCAGAAACCACTTCACCGTTTACATCCTGAACCTGGCCGCTGCCGACTTCGGGTACCTCCTCTGCATCGCCATCGAGACGGTTCAGTACCTGATGCAGTTCAACGTTGGCGTGCAGTTTGGGCTGTTCCTCTTCTTGGATCTTTTCATGTATGGGACCGGCTTGTATCTCCTGACCGCCATCAGCATCGAgaggtgtctgtctgtcctttgCCCGATCTGGTGCCGAAGCCACCGCCCAAAGCACTTGTCCGGCATCATCTCTGGCCTGCTCTGGGGTCTCTCCCTGATGCTGAACATGCTCGGGTACATCTTGTGCACCATTCGCCCCTCTGCCAAGACTTGCCACCTCCTGCTCATCACCATCGGAACCTTGGACTTCCTCTTCTGCACACCCCTCATGGTGCTCTTCAGCCTGACCCTCTTCCTCAGGGTCAAGTGCAGCTCCCAACACATCCGAACTGGCAGGCTCTTCACCATCATCATGCTCACCGTCCTCTTCTTCATCATTTTCGCGGTGCCTCTGAGCGTCCTGATCCTCTTTGACTTCTTGGGCTACAAATTTCTCTACTCCCCGGAGATCGGCTTCGTGCTGTCCTGCGTGAACAGCACTCTCAACCCCATCATTTACTTCCTCGTGGGGAGCTACAGGGATCGGAGAATCAAGTTCACCCTCCGGCTGGCATTCCAGAGGGCCTTTGAAGATTCAGCAGATGACAAAGATGAACGGGAAACCCGTGACACAATAACTATGTCCTCCTAA